The proteins below are encoded in one region of Sulfolobus sp. A20:
- the gatE gene encoding Glu-tRNA(Gln) amidotransferase subunit GatE, with the protein MSEIDYEKIGLKVGLEIHQQLNTQNKLFCNCKTNLDEEYKGVLERYLRPSISELGEVDIAALFEWKRGRKYIYRLSSNSSCNVEADEEPPHPINDEALKTTLAIALALKSKIVDEVYVMRKIVIDGSNTTGFQRTAIVAIGGKLEEENVTIQTIALEEDAARKVEENNNEVTYSLDRLGVPLIEISTGPDIKTPEQAERVALKIGQLLRMTGRVKRGIGTIRQDLNVSIKGGVKIEIKGVQRLELIPLIIKNEAMRQFNLLKIKEELEKRGVTKDLILSYMQVKDLSELFKNTKSKIIKNALDKGELIYGLRLPKFKGILGWELSPKRRFGTELADYVRALAALGGLMHSDELPNYGITAEEVNEVKRALNVSEDDGFIIITGPKEKLERAIETIRDRVIQALNGVPKETRGALEDGNTKFLRPQPGSARMYPETDIPPRRVDEELLEEAKKLVPEPPEVKLKKYVKLGLSEELAKEILRDPKLDLFEELVSKYSERVQPSIIATLITNTLKYVKSKGGDISKISEEDIEEIVKGIYENRISKDSIQEILLEYTSSKSSVSLSEVMKKYEIIPVEELEKIVEDAIKSNIDEINKRKEKAINIVMSKVMSRVKGRADGKLVLELIKAKLKDLIG; encoded by the coding sequence ATGAGTGAGATAGATTATGAAAAAATAGGATTAAAAGTAGGTTTAGAGATACATCAGCAACTAAATACTCAAAACAAATTATTTTGTAATTGTAAAACTAATTTAGATGAGGAATATAAAGGAGTCTTAGAAAGGTATTTAAGGCCATCAATAAGCGAACTAGGAGAAGTGGATATAGCTGCATTATTTGAGTGGAAAAGGGGTAGGAAATATATTTACAGATTATCATCAAACTCGAGCTGTAATGTTGAGGCAGACGAAGAACCTCCTCACCCTATAAATGATGAAGCATTGAAGACAACCTTGGCAATAGCATTAGCCCTAAAAAGCAAAATTGTTGACGAAGTTTACGTGATGAGAAAAATCGTAATTGATGGATCTAATACCACAGGATTTCAGAGAACTGCTATAGTAGCCATAGGAGGTAAACTTGAAGAGGAAAACGTGACAATACAGACAATAGCTCTTGAGGAAGACGCAGCTAGAAAGGTAGAAGAAAACAATAATGAAGTCACATACTCTCTTGACAGATTAGGAGTTCCGCTAATAGAAATATCAACTGGTCCAGATATAAAAACACCAGAACAAGCGGAAAGAGTAGCTTTAAAAATAGGCCAATTGCTCAGAATGACTGGAAGAGTAAAAAGAGGAATAGGTACTATTAGACAAGACTTAAACGTGTCAATTAAAGGAGGAGTTAAGATAGAGATAAAGGGAGTTCAAAGACTTGAATTGATTCCATTAATAATAAAAAATGAAGCAATGAGGCAGTTCAATCTCTTGAAAATAAAGGAAGAGCTCGAGAAAAGAGGTGTAACTAAAGATCTAATATTATCTTATATGCAAGTAAAAGATCTAAGTGAATTATTTAAAAATACTAAAAGTAAAATAATTAAAAATGCCTTAGATAAGGGAGAATTGATTTATGGATTAAGATTACCGAAGTTTAAAGGGATATTAGGTTGGGAGTTATCCCCTAAGAGAAGGTTTGGAACAGAATTAGCTGATTACGTTAGAGCGTTAGCTGCACTAGGGGGATTGATGCACTCTGATGAATTACCAAACTACGGAATAACCGCTGAGGAAGTAAATGAGGTAAAAAGGGCATTAAACGTGTCAGAAGATGATGGATTTATAATTATAACCGGACCTAAGGAGAAGTTAGAAAGGGCCATAGAGACAATTAGAGATAGAGTAATTCAAGCTTTGAATGGCGTTCCTAAGGAGACTAGAGGTGCCTTAGAAGATGGTAATACTAAATTCTTAAGACCACAACCTGGCTCAGCAAGAATGTACCCAGAAACTGATATTCCGCCAAGAAGAGTAGATGAGGAATTACTTGAAGAGGCAAAAAAATTAGTTCCAGAACCACCAGAAGTTAAACTGAAAAAGTACGTTAAATTAGGATTAAGTGAGGAGCTAGCTAAAGAAATTCTAAGAGATCCAAAACTAGATTTATTTGAAGAGTTAGTCTCAAAATATTCAGAAAGAGTTCAGCCATCAATAATAGCAACACTAATTACTAATACGCTGAAATACGTTAAATCAAAGGGCGGAGATATCTCTAAGATCAGCGAGGAGGATATTGAGGAAATAGTTAAGGGAATTTATGAAAATAGAATAAGTAAGGACTCAATTCAGGAAATACTATTGGAATATACCAGTAGCAAAAGTTCAGTAAGTCTATCTGAAGTGATGAAGAAATATGAAATAATTCCCGTAGAAGAATTAGAGAAGATTGTTGAAGATGCAATAAAATCTAACATAGATGAGATAAATAAAAGAAAAGAGAAAGCGATAAATATTGTTATGTCAAAAGTTATGAGTAGAGTTAAAGGAAGAGCAGACGGTAAGTTAGTGCTAGAGTTAATTAAGGCAAAATTAAAGGATTTAATAGGATGA
- a CDS encoding replication initiator protein WhiP codes for MTGDYEDNDMEEVIQQLTNDEKFNGSPRSKLVEAVIILLYARPLRTSEIASNLGYETKYVSSYLSYWKKKGLVYQEGGRWHLSRKGEELAKEILDSYTNSKFKEMLVLAKQILDRKEQVKQTMNYKEEKKSDNKNQKVLWFIDNQTSKVNKKGQKQEITDCIKEILEKLEEDEKEILINLLNKYKEWGTTYIYLDQLQEEIRADTNWIFKVLRGLQTKRLIYIYQDPRMGIRIGLSQQLRKLISEC; via the coding sequence ATGACTGGCGACTATGAAGACAATGACATGGAAGAAGTAATCCAGCAACTTACAAATGATGAGAAGTTCAACGGCAGTCCTAGATCAAAACTCGTCGAAGCAGTTATTATACTATTATATGCTAGACCTTTAAGAACTTCAGAAATAGCGAGCAATTTAGGTTATGAAACTAAATACGTTAGTAGCTATCTCAGCTACTGGAAGAAGAAAGGGTTAGTTTATCAAGAAGGAGGCAGATGGCATTTGAGTAGAAAAGGTGAGGAATTAGCAAAAGAGATACTAGATTCATATACTAATTCTAAGTTCAAAGAAATGCTAGTTCTTGCTAAACAGATACTGGATAGAAAAGAACAAGTTAAACAGACAATGAACTACAAAGAGGAGAAAAAATCGGACAACAAAAATCAAAAAGTTTTGTGGTTTATTGATAACCAAACTAGTAAAGTAAACAAAAAAGGACAAAAACAAGAAATAACGGATTGTATAAAGGAGATTCTAGAAAAATTAGAGGAAGACGAAAAAGAAATATTAATAAATTTACTTAATAAATATAAAGAATGGGGCACAACATACATCTATCTGGATCAACTTCAAGAAGAAATTAGAGCTGACACTAATTGGATCTTTAAAGTGTTAAGAGGATTACAGACTAAGAGGCTTATTTATATTTACCAGGATCCTAGGATGGGAATAAGGATAGGTCTATCTCAACAGTTAAGGAAACTAATTTCAGAATGTTAA
- a CDS encoding arginine--tRNA ligase yields MDLIGEAKIEIAKFVSKQLNVDMSEVLKNITYPPREDFGDLSIPLPSIIKGNIKEKAKILEGYAGDLISSTNVVNIYLNSTLNVKNLFIKLFTNFDEEYGFEKIDKKKRIIVEHTSANPIHPLHIGHLRNTILGDSLSRALKFRGHEVNVRFYVNDTGRQVAVLILGLKLLGFPEPDPNLKKDLWLGLIYAMTNVIIEIKKLREEIKKVSEVEYKEKIRQLDEMVTVANELRNRNQALFDKLIDEINKIDDVETEIGKIIKEYEKGETELKSIIRKYVKVALDGFMETLSKLNISFDNFDFESDLLWENKVNEVLDKLIVLPSRINYKGVPAIDLQNSLDSDVRERLRIPKGLEIPPLVLTRSDGTTLYTVRDIAYSLYKFNQFNADIVINVIAEEQYIPQIQLRGALHLLGYSNLAENLVHYSYGMVNIQGFRLSGRLGRILTIDEIYERLLDIVKMKLKEKGGVMDNADEIANAALRYAILSVSANKPLSFDLNRIVNFEQNSGPYLQYTYARAFNILQKSTDTLSIDKVDFTDIIDEKRKILVHIVKFPEVFKKSVDEMRLEDLVSFLRELADTFNSWYDKERVLQENNLGRRIARLYLVKGVATVLKNGLKVLGIKVLSRM; encoded by the coding sequence GTGGATCTAATAGGAGAAGCTAAGATTGAGATAGCTAAGTTCGTAAGTAAACAACTAAACGTGGATATGAGTGAAGTTTTAAAAAATATTACCTATCCTCCCAGAGAGGACTTTGGAGACCTATCAATACCACTCCCATCAATAATAAAAGGCAATATAAAAGAGAAGGCTAAAATACTAGAAGGTTATGCTGGAGATCTAATAAGCTCTACTAATGTGGTAAATATTTATCTAAATTCTACTCTAAACGTGAAGAATCTGTTCATTAAACTTTTCACTAATTTTGACGAAGAGTATGGATTTGAGAAAATAGATAAAAAGAAGAGAATAATTGTAGAGCATACTAGTGCTAATCCAATCCATCCACTACACATAGGACACCTAAGAAATACAATATTGGGTGATTCCCTGAGTAGAGCTTTGAAGTTTAGAGGACATGAGGTTAACGTTAGGTTTTACGTTAATGACACTGGGAGACAAGTTGCGGTATTGATTCTTGGTTTGAAATTATTAGGCTTTCCTGAACCAGACCCTAACTTAAAGAAGGATCTCTGGTTGGGCTTGATATACGCAATGACTAATGTTATTATAGAGATAAAGAAGCTTAGAGAAGAAATAAAAAAAGTTTCAGAAGTTGAGTACAAGGAGAAGATTAGACAGTTAGACGAAATGGTTACTGTAGCAAATGAGTTAAGAAATAGAAACCAAGCATTATTTGATAAGTTAATAGATGAGATAAATAAGATAGACGACGTTGAAACAGAAATTGGTAAAATCATTAAAGAATATGAGAAAGGTGAGACAGAGCTAAAGAGTATCATTAGGAAATATGTCAAGGTAGCTCTAGATGGCTTTATGGAAACTCTTAGTAAGCTTAATATAAGCTTTGATAACTTCGATTTTGAAAGTGATTTATTATGGGAGAACAAGGTAAATGAAGTTTTAGATAAACTAATCGTTTTGCCTTCTAGGATAAATTATAAGGGAGTTCCAGCAATAGATTTACAAAACTCTCTGGACAGTGATGTTAGAGAAAGGCTGAGAATACCTAAAGGTCTAGAAATACCTCCTTTAGTGCTAACTAGGTCAGATGGTACTACTCTTTACACCGTTAGGGATATTGCGTATAGTTTGTATAAGTTTAATCAATTTAATGCAGATATCGTAATAAACGTGATAGCAGAAGAACAATATATTCCCCAGATTCAGTTGAGAGGTGCTCTTCACCTTTTAGGGTATTCAAATCTAGCTGAAAATTTAGTCCACTACTCTTATGGCATGGTTAACATTCAAGGATTTAGATTAAGTGGTAGATTGGGTAGAATCTTAACCATAGACGAGATATATGAGAGACTATTAGATATAGTTAAAATGAAGCTTAAGGAAAAGGGAGGGGTAATGGATAACGCAGATGAGATAGCTAATGCTGCACTGAGGTATGCTATATTATCAGTCTCTGCGAATAAACCATTATCTTTTGATTTGAATAGAATAGTTAATTTTGAACAGAATAGTGGTCCTTATTTACAATATACATACGCTAGGGCTTTCAATATTTTGCAAAAGTCGACTGATACACTTTCAATAGATAAAGTAGATTTCACTGACATAATTGATGAGAAGAGAAAAATTCTTGTTCATATTGTTAAGTTTCCCGAAGTGTTTAAGAAATCTGTTGACGAGATGAGATTGGAGGACCTAGTTTCGTTCTTAAGAGAATTGGCTGATACGTTTAATAGCTGGTATGATAAGGAAAGAGTTCTGCAAGAGAATAATTTAGGCAGAAGAATAGCAAGACTATATTTAGTTAAAGGCGTTGCTACAGTACTAAAGAATGGGCTAAAAGTTTTAGGAATAAAAGTATTAAGTAGAATGTGA
- the thsA gene encoding thermosome subunit alpha encodes MAAPVLLFKEGTNRTTGRDALRNNILAARTLAEMLRTSLGPKGLDKMLIDSFGDVTITNDGATVVKDLEIQHPAAKLLVEAAKAQDAEVGDGTTSAVVLAGTLLEKAENLLDQNVHPTIIIEGYKKAAAKILEILPQLGVKIDVKNLNDASTRANLKKIAFTTLASKFLAEGKELDKIIDIVLDAVTNVAEPLPNGGYNVSLDLIKIDKKKGGSIEDSMLVKGLVLDKEVVHPGMPRRVTKAKIAVLDAALEVEKPEISAKISITSPEQIKAFLDEEAKYLKDMVDKLASIGANVVICQKGIDDVAQHFLAKKGILAVRRVKRSDIEKLEKALGAKIISSIKDATPDDLGYAELVEERKVGNDKMVFIEGARNPRAVNILLRGSNDMALDEAERSINDALHALRNVLLEPYILPGGGAVELEIAKKLREYARTVGGKEQLAIEAYADALEEIPMILAETAGMEPISALMDLRARHAKGLTNSGVDVLGGRIIDDVHALNIIEPIRVKAQVIKSATEAATAILKIDDLIAASPLKSEKKGEEKGKESGEGSSTPSFD; translated from the coding sequence ATGGCTGCTCCAGTCTTACTCTTTAAGGAGGGTACAAATAGAACTACTGGTAGAGATGCGTTAAGAAACAACATATTAGCAGCTAGAACTCTAGCTGAAATGCTGAGAACTAGCCTAGGGCCAAAGGGACTTGATAAGATGTTAATTGATAGTTTTGGAGACGTAACCATTACGAATGACGGTGCTACTGTAGTAAAAGATCTTGAGATTCAACATCCAGCAGCTAAGTTATTGGTTGAAGCAGCTAAGGCTCAAGACGCAGAGGTAGGTGATGGAACTACTAGTGCAGTAGTATTAGCAGGCACGTTATTAGAAAAAGCGGAGAACTTATTAGATCAGAACGTTCATCCAACTATAATTATTGAAGGATATAAAAAAGCAGCAGCTAAAATATTGGAAATTCTTCCGCAACTAGGGGTAAAAATTGATGTAAAGAATCTTAATGACGCTTCTACTAGGGCTAATCTCAAGAAGATAGCCTTTACTACATTAGCTAGTAAGTTCCTTGCTGAAGGTAAAGAATTAGACAAAATAATTGATATAGTATTAGATGCAGTAACTAATGTAGCTGAGCCTTTACCCAATGGAGGATATAATGTAAGTTTAGATTTAATAAAGATAGATAAGAAGAAGGGCGGAAGTATAGAAGATAGTATGTTAGTAAAAGGTTTAGTATTAGACAAAGAAGTGGTTCACCCTGGAATGCCTAGAAGGGTGACTAAGGCAAAGATAGCTGTATTAGACGCTGCATTGGAGGTAGAAAAGCCTGAAATATCAGCTAAGATAAGTATAACATCACCGGAACAGATAAAAGCTTTCTTGGATGAGGAGGCTAAGTACTTAAAGGATATGGTAGACAAGCTGGCTTCTATTGGAGCTAATGTAGTAATCTGTCAGAAGGGTATTGATGATGTAGCCCAGCACTTCTTAGCTAAGAAGGGTATATTAGCTGTGAGGAGAGTGAAGAGGAGTGATATAGAGAAGTTGGAAAAGGCTTTAGGAGCGAAGATAATCAGTAGTATTAAAGACGCTACGCCCGATGATTTAGGTTATGCTGAGTTAGTTGAGGAAAGAAAAGTAGGAAACGATAAAATGGTATTCATTGAAGGAGCTAGGAACCCAAGAGCCGTTAACATCTTACTTAGAGGATCTAATGATATGGCATTAGACGAAGCTGAAAGAAGTATAAATGATGCATTACATGCATTGAGAAATGTTCTACTAGAGCCTTATATATTGCCAGGCGGTGGTGCAGTAGAGTTAGAGATAGCAAAGAAATTAAGAGAATATGCTAGAACAGTAGGTGGAAAGGAACAGTTAGCAATTGAAGCATACGCTGATGCTTTAGAAGAAATACCAATGATCTTAGCAGAAACTGCAGGCATGGAGCCCATATCTGCTTTAATGGATTTAAGAGCAAGACATGCTAAGGGTCTAACTAATTCAGGTGTTGACGTATTAGGCGGTAGAATAATTGATGATGTACATGCTTTAAACATTATAGAGCCCATTAGAGTTAAGGCTCAGGTTATAAAGAGTGCCACTGAAGCAGCTACTGCGATATTAAAGATTGATGATCTAATAGCTGCTTCTCCACTAAAGAGCGAGAAGAAAGGAGAGGAAAAAGGTAAGGAGTCTGGCGAAGGATCAAGTACACCATCCTTTGATTAG
- a CDS encoding adenosylcobalamin-dependent ribonucleoside-diphosphate reductase, with amino-acid sequence MEKLIYATSLRKVKVVKRNGKLDEFRLEKILSKLTISDDVVDGIIKDIQNAIKDNSIDTRTIADIVERNLIENSLKYPELMELAKRYVLARIYNHVYGKGNWSKFDEKDLLLSYNALKVLEARYLLKDPNTLRYIETPQMLFRRVARFLASVEGKIYKKSEVEVKNLEEKFYDIISNLKFMPNSPTLMNSDTRLGILSACFVIPVKDAMTTPQGDGIYDALRATALVHQQGGGTGFDFSELRPKGDVVASTAGVASGPVSFMKVFDASTDVIKQGGKRRGANMGVMHVWHADINDFIKAKTGELKDVQLQNFNISVGVYDYFMEAVERGESVPLINPRKTKIVGTDHDYYITKARGYMNEEWIQDVILGELEEKGGSVYLDDSKIITIDEALVIAEKEGAITKYVNAKSLFDEIVKGAWDSGDPGLLFIDTINRRHPVWYLGKINATNPCGEEPLLPWESCNLGSINLEKFVIERDGKAAIDWNGLAETIQYAVRFLDNVIDANRYPLKQIEEATKRTRKVGLGVMGLARMFIKLGIPYDSVDAIYLSYQLAKFIYYYALKTSIEIAKEKGSFPAYDPKLYRDVWESALEFNEILRIVRVNDKVSDYVKKLTENVDKLDFSLLKEERIKYGLRNSTVVSVAPTGTISIIAGTSSSIEPLFALAFVRNVAVGKFIEIDPLFLEYLRKYELDDPEVIQRIAETGMIGENIFMPKSLRRLFRTAHEVQPIYHVLHQAVWQQWNDSGTSKTINLRSEEPVDTVANVYLLAWKLGIKGITVYRDKSKSQQVIYFGVKKEREEYEKKKGEEGGSSKLVPSSLRLEKKFVEVSETYAGGCKTCEL; translated from the coding sequence ATGGAGAAGCTAATATACGCTACGTCATTGCGTAAGGTCAAGGTAGTGAAGAGAAATGGTAAGCTTGATGAATTTAGGCTAGAGAAGATACTATCTAAATTGACTATATCAGATGATGTTGTAGACGGTATTATAAAGGATATTCAGAATGCTATTAAGGATAATAGCATTGATACTAGGACAATAGCTGATATAGTGGAAAGGAATCTGATAGAAAACTCATTAAAATATCCAGAGCTAATGGAATTAGCAAAGAGATATGTTTTAGCTAGAATTTATAATCATGTTTACGGTAAGGGAAACTGGTCAAAATTTGATGAAAAAGATCTTCTTCTCTCCTATAATGCCTTGAAGGTTTTAGAGGCTAGATACCTACTAAAGGATCCCAATACTCTTAGATATATTGAAACTCCACAGATGTTGTTCAGGAGGGTCGCCAGATTTTTAGCGAGTGTGGAAGGTAAGATTTATAAGAAAAGTGAAGTTGAGGTAAAGAATCTAGAGGAGAAGTTCTATGATATCATAAGTAATTTGAAGTTCATGCCAAATTCTCCTACATTAATGAATAGTGACACAAGACTAGGGATTCTTTCAGCTTGTTTCGTAATACCAGTAAAAGATGCAATGACTACTCCTCAAGGTGACGGGATTTATGATGCTTTGAGGGCAACAGCTTTAGTTCATCAACAAGGAGGAGGGACTGGATTTGATTTCTCTGAGCTAAGACCGAAAGGGGATGTAGTGGCTTCGACTGCAGGCGTAGCATCTGGACCGGTATCATTTATGAAAGTTTTCGATGCATCAACCGATGTTATTAAGCAGGGGGGTAAAAGAAGAGGAGCTAATATGGGAGTTATGCATGTATGGCATGCTGATATTAATGATTTTATAAAGGCTAAGACTGGTGAGCTTAAGGACGTTCAATTACAGAACTTTAACATCTCTGTAGGGGTTTATGACTATTTCATGGAAGCAGTGGAAAGAGGAGAAAGTGTGCCTTTGATTAATCCTAGGAAGACTAAGATCGTGGGAACAGATCACGATTATTATATCACTAAAGCTAGAGGTTATATGAATGAGGAGTGGATTCAAGACGTCATATTAGGTGAGCTAGAAGAGAAAGGAGGAAGTGTGTATCTAGACGATTCGAAGATTATTACTATTGATGAAGCTCTTGTTATTGCGGAAAAAGAGGGAGCTATAACTAAGTACGTCAATGCTAAGTCGTTATTTGACGAAATTGTAAAAGGTGCGTGGGACAGTGGTGATCCTGGTTTACTATTTATTGATACTATTAATAGGAGACATCCAGTTTGGTATTTAGGTAAGATAAATGCTACTAATCCATGTGGAGAAGAGCCTTTGTTGCCATGGGAGAGTTGTAATCTAGGTTCAATTAACTTGGAGAAGTTTGTAATAGAGAGAGACGGAAAGGCTGCAATTGATTGGAATGGTTTAGCTGAGACTATTCAATATGCGGTAAGATTTCTTGACAACGTGATTGATGCAAACCGCTATCCATTAAAGCAGATTGAGGAGGCTACAAAGAGGACTAGAAAGGTTGGATTAGGTGTTATGGGATTAGCTAGGATGTTTATCAAATTAGGCATACCTTATGATAGCGTAGATGCTATATACTTATCTTACCAGCTAGCTAAGTTCATATACTATTATGCACTTAAGACGTCAATTGAGATAGCTAAAGAGAAAGGTTCATTTCCAGCTTATGATCCTAAGCTATATAGGGATGTATGGGAAAGTGCACTAGAATTTAATGAAATCCTAAGAATAGTTAGGGTTAATGATAAAGTGAGTGATTATGTTAAAAAACTTACAGAGAACGTGGATAAATTAGACTTCTCCTTATTAAAGGAAGAGAGGATAAAATATGGTTTGAGGAATTCTACCGTTGTTTCTGTGGCACCTACTGGCACTATATCTATAATTGCTGGCACTTCTTCCTCTATAGAGCCATTATTTGCGTTGGCTTTCGTCAGGAATGTTGCTGTAGGAAAGTTCATAGAAATAGATCCATTATTCTTAGAATATTTAAGGAAGTACGAGCTAGATGATCCAGAAGTTATTCAGAGGATTGCGGAAACTGGGATGATAGGTGAAAATATATTCATGCCTAAATCATTGAGGAGACTATTCAGAACTGCTCATGAGGTTCAACCGATCTATCACGTCTTACATCAAGCGGTTTGGCAACAGTGGAATGATTCAGGGACTTCAAAGACTATAAACTTGAGGAGCGAGGAGCCTGTTGATACAGTTGCTAACGTTTACCTATTAGCGTGGAAATTAGGGATAAAGGGAATTACTGTATATAGAGATAAGAGTAAATCACAGCAAGTGATCTACTTTGGAGTGAAGAAAGAAAGAGAGGAGTATGAGAAGAAGAAGGGGGAAGAGGGGGGTAGTAGCAAACTAGTTCCATCCTCACTTAGATTAGAGAAAAAATTTGTGGAAGTATCAGAGACGTATGCTGGCGGATGTAAGACTTGTGAATTATAA
- the gatD gene encoding Glu-tRNA(Gln) amidotransferase subunit GatD, translating to MLEGYRGKAYELLKNINADIGDLLEIISKGIRIEGILMPSYSKDEKIIVIKMDNGYNIGLSLDNISEIKLLNKLRTGKQVAEEIHINEKKSSEIKIISTGGTIVSKVEYETGAVRPALKTEEILQFLPEISDITSIDAEILFSILSENMKPEYWVKIAEKTKEAFDSGNKGVVIAHGTDTMSYTASALAFSLQSLKGPVVLVGSQRSSDRPSSDSSINLLSSILLAKNAPFGEVVINMHGESSDTYTLAHRGVKVRKMHSSRRDAFQSINDKPLAKVFWREKRVEMLRKDYIEKKDETILDAKFDDRAFLLYYYPGLRTEIIDSLISYSKVRGIIIAGTGLGHTSSDYVELFRKAVKDGIFIGMTTQCLFGRVNMNVYTTGRQLLDAGVVPLEDMLPEVALVKLMWTLAHYQDVESIGKIMRTNLVGEINPRHTMDLYPRWSHE from the coding sequence ATGTTAGAAGGATATAGAGGAAAAGCTTATGAACTATTGAAGAACATTAATGCAGATATCGGAGACTTATTAGAAATTATAAGTAAGGGTATAAGGATAGAAGGTATCCTAATGCCTAGTTATTCAAAAGATGAAAAAATAATAGTAATAAAGATGGATAATGGTTATAATATAGGTTTATCTTTAGACAATATAAGCGAAATAAAATTATTAAATAAGTTAAGAACTGGAAAACAAGTAGCTGAGGAAATACACATTAATGAAAAGAAGAGTAGTGAGATAAAGATAATTAGTACTGGAGGAACAATTGTAAGCAAGGTAGAGTATGAGACTGGAGCAGTGAGACCAGCATTAAAGACTGAGGAAATCTTACAATTTTTGCCAGAAATTTCAGATATAACGAGTATTGATGCAGAAATATTATTCTCGATTCTTAGTGAGAATATGAAACCAGAATATTGGGTAAAAATAGCAGAGAAAACCAAGGAAGCCTTTGATTCAGGCAACAAAGGAGTTGTAATCGCTCATGGAACTGATACTATGAGTTACACTGCATCTGCATTAGCTTTCTCCTTACAATCATTGAAGGGACCAGTGGTATTAGTAGGTTCCCAAAGAAGTAGTGATAGACCAAGCAGCGATTCGTCGATAAACCTGCTATCATCTATCTTACTAGCAAAGAACGCTCCATTCGGCGAAGTTGTAATAAACATGCACGGTGAAAGCTCAGACACATATACACTGGCACACAGGGGAGTTAAAGTTAGAAAAATGCATAGTAGCAGACGTGATGCATTTCAATCAATAAATGATAAACCACTAGCTAAAGTTTTTTGGAGAGAGAAAAGAGTAGAGATGCTTAGGAAGGATTATATAGAAAAGAAGGATGAGACTATATTAGATGCTAAATTTGATGATAGAGCATTTTTATTATACTACTATCCAGGCTTAAGAACTGAGATAATAGATTCGCTCATCTCTTACTCAAAAGTGAGAGGAATAATAATAGCTGGAACTGGATTAGGTCATACTTCTTCGGATTACGTGGAACTCTTCAGAAAGGCTGTAAAAGATGGAATATTTATTGGGATGACCACTCAATGTTTATTTGGAAGAGTTAACATGAACGTTTATACTACTGGTAGGCAATTATTGGATGCTGGAGTTGTGCCGTTAGAAGATATGCTACCAGAAGTAGCGTTAGTTAAACTCATGTGGACACTAGCACATTATCAAGACGTAGAAAGCATAGGAAAGATTATGAGAACAAATCTAGTTGGAGAAATTAATCCCAGACATACGATGGATCTATACCCTAGGTGGTCTCATGAGTGA
- a CDS encoding transcriptional regulator, giving the protein MSLQLPCEVSVKEILPAVRSIVAEKLVKERNMSEYKVASIMGLTPAAVSNYIKSKRGSGLRYVLEKDPKFMKLLSEVVDRIASNNASLAGYYCILCSEGKKVLNKNGYNLAPCYYESV; this is encoded by the coding sequence ATGTCATTACAGTTACCTTGTGAAGTTTCAGTAAAAGAGATTTTGCCTGCAGTTAGGTCTATTGTAGCTGAAAAATTAGTAAAAGAGAGGAATATGTCTGAATATAAAGTAGCTAGTATAATGGGTTTAACGCCAGCTGCTGTATCTAATTACATTAAGAGTAAAAGAGGAAGCGGTTTAAGATATGTTCTAGAGAAAGACCCTAAGTTTATGAAATTATTATCAGAAGTTGTAGATAGGATTGCATCTAATAATGCTAGTTTGGCTGGTTATTATTGTATTTTATGTTCCGAGGGCAAAAAAGTTTTGAATAAAAATGGATATAATCTAGCTCCTTGCTATTATGAGAGTGTTTAA